The genomic window CCGCCTGCCACCGCGCCGACGAAGGGATCCTGCTGTGACCGCCACCGCGAAGGGGGAGGGCCTGGTCGTCACGGGGCTCCGCAAGGAGTACGGCGACCACACCGCCGTCGACGACGTGTCCTTCGCCCTCGCCCCCGGCTCCTCCCTCGGCATCGTGGGCGAGTCGGGCAGCGGCAAGACCACCACCGTGCGCATGCTCGTCGGCCTCGAACGCGCCGACGCCGGCACGGTCACCCTGGACGGCCGGGACCGCTCCGCCCGCCCCCGCGGCCGGGCCGAACGGCTGGCCAGGGCGCGCGAGATCCAGATGGTCTTCCAGGACCCCTACCTCTCCCTCGATCCCCGGATCACCGCCGGCGGCTGCGTCGACGAGGTGCTGCGGCTGCACTTCCGGCTCGACCCGGCGGCCCGCCGGGCCCGGGTCGCCGAACTCCTCGACCAGGTCGGCCTCGGCCCGCGCGAGGCCGAGGCCCTGCCGCGCCGCCTCTCCGGCGGCCAGCGCCAGCGCGTGGCCATCGCCCGGGCCCTGGCCGCCGAGCCGCGGGTCCTCGTCCTCGACGAGGCGGTGGCCGCCCTGGACGTCTCCATCCAGGCCCAGATCCTCGAACTCCTCGGCAGGATCAGGCGCGAGGCCGGGGTCGGCTTCCTCTTCGTCACCCACGACCTCGCGGTGGTGCGGCACATCACGGACGAGCTGGTGGTGCTCCGCTCGGGCCGCATCGTGGAGTCCGGCCCGACCTCCCGCGTCCTCACCGCGCCGGAACACCCCTACACCCGCCTGCTCCTGGACTCGGTCCCGCGGCGCGGCTGGGACCCGGCCCGGATCGCGGGCGCCCGGGCGGCGGTGGGCTGAGCGGGAGCCCCGCCGGGACGCCGCCCGCCCGGGGCCGCCCGCGCCGGTCACTCGGAGAGCAGCCCCCCGGTAGAGCGCGAACAGCCGCGGCGCACGACCGCCTCGTCCCCGTCCCCGCCCTCGCTCCGGTCCCCTTCGTCGTCCCCGAGCCGTGCCGGCTCACGCCGGCACTCCGCCGCCGGCGCGCGGGCCGCGGCGCCCTGCCAGGGGCGGGGCAGGAGTTCGGGCGGCAGCAGGGGATCGGGCTCCATGGCCCCGTCGAAGGAGGCGGCGAGCCGGACGCCGAACCCCAGCCGCTCGGGCCGGGCGGGCGGCGGCAGACGCCCCGGTGATCAGCCCCCGTCCACCGGAAGCAGCGTCGGCCGCTTCGCCGTGCGCCCGTCGCCCGACGAGCGGCCGCGCAGCCGCCGGGTGAGCCAGGGCGTCAGGAAGGAGGCCACCCAGGCGGCTTCGGCGACGGCCGCGCGCGGGCCGGTGGCCGGGCGGACCGCGGGCGGCGGGAGCGGGTGGGACCAGGAGCCGTCGCTGCCGGAGAGGCCCAGGGCCTCGGCGACGGCGGCGGCGATCCTCGCGTGGCCGAGCGGCGACGCGTGGAGCCGGTCGGTGCTCCACAGGCGCGGGTCCGTGACGACCGGGTGGTGGCCGGTCTCGACGACGGTCACGCCGTGCGGGCGCGCGGCCTCGCGGATGCGGTCGTTGACCGCGGCGATGCGGGGCGCGACGGGGCGGGCCGCCGGAATCAATCGGGTCAGATCGGGGAAGGTCAGGGTCACGACCCGGGCTCCCTGGGCGGTGAGCGCGGCGAACATCGCCTCCAGCTGCCCGGCGACCCCGTCCGCGTCGAACCGCGGCCGCAGCAGGTCGTTCACCCCCGCCACCACGCTCGCCAGGTCCGGGCGCAGCGCGAGCGCGGGCCCGAGCTGCTCCGCCCGTACCTGTCCGGCGAGCCGGCCCCGTACGGCCAGGTTGGCGTAGTGGAGCTCCGGGCTGTCCCGCGCGAGCAGTTCGGCGAGCCGGTCCGCCCAGCCGCGCAGACCCCGGACGTCGTCGCCGTCCCCGACGCCTTCCGTCTGGCTGTCCCCGAGGGCGACGTAGCGCAGGTACGGGGGGCTCGCCTGAACCGTCATGCGACCGGCCGCCTTCTCTCACTCATTGGGTAATCGCGAATGTCATTATTCACTTTATTGATTATAGAGCTCGTGGTTGGAGCGAAGTGGCGCCCTGCCCCTCAGCCCACGTGGACGTACGGGCGGCGGGCGCGGTCCGGCTCGGCCTCGCGCAGCACCTCACGGGTGACCGGGGCGACCTCGCCCTGCCCGAACAGGAAGAAGCGCAGGAAGTTGGCGAAGGGGTTGCCCTCGGTCCACTCGAAGTAGATGTGCGGGCGCACGCCGGTGAGGTCGCGGGCGTGGAGCAGCAGGGCGCCGAGCGCGTTGGGGACGGAGGAACTCTCGACGGTCAGGACGCGGTAGCGGTCGTGCAGCACCTCGCCCCGCACCGTCAGGCCCGCCTCGAACTCGGACGGGTCGGTGATGGTGACCTCGACGAAGACGAAGTCCTCGGTGGTGGGCAGGTCGTTGTCGGCGCGGATCTGCTCGATCTTCTCGCGGTACTCGGCCTTGTCGCGCCGGTCGGGCTCGTTGGCGACGAACCGCGGGGTGCGGTTGGCGATGTCCCGGATGAACCGCTCGGCCAGGTCGTCCAGCTCGACGTGGGTGACGCGCAGCTCGAAGGCGCGCCCGAGCCGGGAGAGCAGCGAGACGAGGATGATGCCGGCGATGAAGCAGGCGCCGATCTTCACGCCGTCGGGACGCTCGATGACGTTCACGACGGTCGTGTAGAGGAAGACGGCCGAGATGACGGCGAAGCCGATCGTCCAGCCGCGCTGGCGGGCCTTGCGCGCCGCGATGGTCACCGCGATGGCCGCCGAGCAGATCAGCACGAGGACGCCGGTCGCGTACGCGCCGCCCTGCGCGTCCACGTCCGCGTCGAAGATCCAGGTGACGAGGAAGGCGACCAGGGTGAAGACGATCACCATCGGGCGCACGGCCCGGGCCCAGTGCGGGGCCATGCCGTAGCGGGGGAGGTAGCGGGGCATCAGGTTGAGCAGACCGGCCATCGCGGACGCGCCGGCGAACCAGAGGATCGCGATCGTGGAGACGTCGTAGACCGTGCCGAAGGTGTTGCCCAGGTACTCGTGCGCGAGGTAGGCGAGCGCGCGGCCGTTGGCCTGGCCGCCCGACTCGAACTCCTGCTGCGGGATGAGGACCGTGGTGATGAAGCTGGTCGAGATCAGGAACACGCTCATGATCAGCGCGGCGGTGGTCAGCAGCTTCTTCGTGCCGCGGATCCGGCCGGCGGGCTTCTCCTCGGTGTCGTCCGGGTCGCCCTTGACGTGCGGCATGACCGCGACGCCGGTCTCGAAGCCGGAGAGCCCCAGCGCCAGCTTGGGGAAGACGAGGAGGGCCACGCCGATCATCACGAAGACGTTGCCGTGTTCCGCCGTCAGGGCCGTGGACCAGTCGGTCACCACGTGCCCCTCGGTCAGCACGTGCCACAGACCGGTGAGGACGACCACCACGTTGAGGGCCAGATAGATCCCGACGAGCGCGACCGCGACGCCGATGGCCTCCAGGAAGCCCTTGAGGAAGACGGCGCCGAGCAGGGCGACCAGCACCAGCGTGATCAGCATCTGCTTGTCGTGCAGCGCCTCGGACAGGTGCGGGTTCTCGACCAGGTGGGTCGAGGCGTCGGCGGCCGAGAGGGTGATGGTGATGAGGAAGTCGGTCGCGGCGAAGCCCAGCAGCGTGAGGACGAACAGCTTGCCCTTCCAGAAGGAGAGCAGTCGTTCCAGCATCGCGATCGAGCCCTCGCCCCGGTGGCTCTCCTCCGCCACCCGCCGGTAGACCGGCAGCGCGCCCGCGAGCGTCACCACGACGAGCACGACGGTGGCGACGGGGGAGAGCAGTCCGGCCGCGAGGGCGGCGATGCCCGGCTGGTAGCCGAGTGTCGAGAAATAGTCCACGCCGGTCAGACACATGACCCGCCACCAGGGCTGCCCCTTGTGCTCCGGCGTGGACGCGGGCGCGGCCCCCTCCGGCGGCGCCGGGGCGGCGGTCCGCCCCTTGCCCATGTCGGAGAGGCCTTCCAACATCCAGGCGCGCAAGCGGCCGGTACGGGTGAGGGGGGACGTGGCCATCGAGGGGCTCCTGCTGTCCATGCGGGGAATGGGTCTGTTTTCGGCCATCCCTCGGACGGCGGCCGAGTCAGCGTACGCAAGGGACGCGCGGCGAACCGGGCGGCGGGCGTCAGGGATCCGTCAAGATCCCCCCTGTGGGCGTCGCGCCCGTCACACTCGGCGCGGCCCGGAGGTCCGCACTCGGCTGCCCCCTGGGAAGAGCCGTTCGCCGGCCCCGACCTGGAGCCCACCGGCCGAGGACAGGCCGCGCTCGACGTGCCCCCGGAGTGCGCGCAGAAGAACTCTTGAAGATCATTTTGGGCGTTCTCGCCTTGTCCGCCCCCTCGGCGGCGCCCTACGGTGCGAATTCCGCACCGATCAGGTCATTCACCCAGGGGGAACCATGTCCGCAGCAGAGGCACGCCCAGGCCCGCCCGCCCGCTCCGGGGCCGCCACGGCCGTCGGCTGGACGCTCACCATAGGACTCAACGTCGTCGCGCCCGTCCTCACCTTCGGGGCGCTCACCGACCGCGGCTGGAGCGACTTCACCGCGCTGCTCCTCAGCGGCGTCTGGCCGGTCGTGGACACCGTCGTCCACCTCGTCTGGCACCGGAAGACGGACGAGTTCGCCGTCGTCACCCTCTTCTTCCTCGCCCTCACCGCCGTCGTCTCCCTCGTCGGCGCCCACTCGGCCCGGGCCCTGCTCGTCAAGGACTCGGCCGTCACGGGCCTCTTCGGCGCGCTCTGCCTGGCCACGCTGCTCGCCCCCAAGCCCCTGATGTTCTACTTCGGGCGCCGCTTCTCCACCGATGGCACCGCCGAGAGCCACGCCTGGTGGAACGGCCTCTGGCAGTTCGAGGGCTTCCGCACCGTCATGCGCCGCATGACGATCGTCTGGGGCGTCGCCTACCTCGTCGAGGCCGCCGCCCGCGTCGGCCTCTCCTACACCCTCTCCGTCGGGGCCATGGTCGTCGCCAACCCGGTCCTCATCTACGGCACCCTCGGCCTGCTCGTCCTCTGGACCATCCGCACCGCCAAGAAGGGCCGCGCCGAGGGAGCCGCCCGGGCCGAAGCCGCCGCGCGCGCCGCCGGGGCCGAGGCCTGACCCCGCAACACCCCTCCGCGACGGGGCGGTTCCGCGCGCGCCTCTCAGCCCGCCGAACCGCCCCCGCCCGCCCCCTGCGCCCCGCTCCGCGCCGCGCAGTCCAGCAGCGTCGGCAGCGCCGCGGCCAGCGCCTCCACCCCGCGCGCGTACGGTAGCCGCAGCCGGTCCCGGAAGCCGTCCACCGGCGAGAACGCCGAACCCGGCACCACCGACACGCCCCGCCGCCGCGCCAGTTGGGCCGTCGCCTCGGTATCGGCACCCGGCACCCGCACCCATAGCGCCGGGCCGCCCGCCGGCCGCGTCCACTCCCACCCGGGCGCCTCCGCCCGCAACAGCTCCTCCGCCGCGTCGAGCCGCTCCCGCAGCACCGCCCGCCGCCCCGCACGCGCCCGCGGCAGCTCCGCGAGCAGCCGCACCGCCACCAGCTGGTCCACCACCGAACACGACAGGTCCACCGAGGTCTTGATCTTCGCCAGCCGGGCCACCACCTGCGGCGAGGAGCGCACCCACCCCACCCGCAGCCCGCCCCAGAACAGCTTCGACAAGGTGCCCACCGTCACCGTCGACCCGCTCGGCAGCCCCGCCACCAGCGGCACCACCGCCCCGTCCCCGTCCAGCGACAGCTCCGCGCACGCCGTGTCCTCCACCGTGAACAGACCCAGCTCGCCGAGCACCCCGCGCCACTCCCGCCGGGCCGGCCCGTCCAGGCTCCGCCCCGTCGGGTTGTGCGCGGTCGGCTGCAGATAGACCAGCCGCGGCCGCACCGCCCCGCACAGCCGCCGCAGCCCCGCCGCGTCCGCCCCCTCGCCGCCCACCGGGACCAGCCGCGCCCCGCGCGCCCGCAGCACCTCCAGCGCACCCCGGTACGTCGGATCCTCCACCACCACCGTGTCGCCCGGGTCCACCAGCGCCTGCGCCACCAGCCACACCGCCTGCTGGGAGCCCGCCGTCACCAGGATCTCCTCCGCGTCCGTCGGCACGCCCGCCGCCCGGTAGTACGCGGCGACCCCCTCCCGCAGCTCCGGAAGACCGTACGGGTGGTAGCCGTCCGCCCCGAGCAGCGAGGCCACCTCCCCGGCCGTCAGCGCACCCAC from Streptomyces showdoensis includes these protein-coding regions:
- a CDS encoding ABC transporter ATP-binding protein, translated to MTATAKGEGLVVTGLRKEYGDHTAVDDVSFALAPGSSLGIVGESGSGKTTTVRMLVGLERADAGTVTLDGRDRSARPRGRAERLARAREIQMVFQDPYLSLDPRITAGGCVDEVLRLHFRLDPAARRARVAELLDQVGLGPREAEALPRRLSGGQRQRVAIARALAAEPRVLVLDEAVAALDVSIQAQILELLGRIRREAGVGFLFVTHDLAVVRHITDELVVLRSGRIVESGPTSRVLTAPEHPYTRLLLDSVPRRGWDPARIAGARAAVG
- a CDS encoding PaaX family transcriptional regulator C-terminal domain-containing protein — protein: MEPDPLLPPELLPRPWQGAAARAPAAECRREPARLGDDEGDRSEGGDGDEAVVRRGCSRSTGGLLSE
- a CDS encoding SGNH/GDSL hydrolase family protein; this translates as MTVQASPPYLRYVALGDSQTEGVGDGDDVRGLRGWADRLAELLARDSPELHYANLAVRGRLAGQVRAEQLGPALALRPDLASVVAGVNDLLRPRFDADGVAGQLEAMFAALTAQGARVVTLTFPDLTRLIPAARPVAPRIAAVNDRIREAARPHGVTVVETGHHPVVTDPRLWSTDRLHASPLGHARIAAAVAEALGLSGSDGSWSHPLPPPAVRPATGPRAAVAEAAWVASFLTPWLTRRLRGRSSGDGRTAKRPTLLPVDGG
- a CDS encoding APC family permease, producing the protein MATSPLTRTGRLRAWMLEGLSDMGKGRTAAPAPPEGAAPASTPEHKGQPWWRVMCLTGVDYFSTLGYQPGIAALAAGLLSPVATVVLVVVTLAGALPVYRRVAEESHRGEGSIAMLERLLSFWKGKLFVLTLLGFAATDFLITITLSAADASTHLVENPHLSEALHDKQMLITLVLVALLGAVFLKGFLEAIGVAVALVGIYLALNVVVVLTGLWHVLTEGHVVTDWSTALTAEHGNVFVMIGVALLVFPKLALGLSGFETGVAVMPHVKGDPDDTEEKPAGRIRGTKKLLTTAALIMSVFLISTSFITTVLIPQQEFESGGQANGRALAYLAHEYLGNTFGTVYDVSTIAILWFAGASAMAGLLNLMPRYLPRYGMAPHWARAVRPMVIVFTLVAFLVTWIFDADVDAQGGAYATGVLVLICSAAIAVTIAARKARQRGWTIGFAVISAVFLYTTVVNVIERPDGVKIGACFIAGIILVSLLSRLGRAFELRVTHVELDDLAERFIRDIANRTPRFVANEPDRRDKAEYREKIEQIRADNDLPTTEDFVFVEVTITDPSEFEAGLTVRGEVLHDRYRVLTVESSSVPNALGALLLHARDLTGVRPHIYFEWTEGNPFANFLRFFLFGQGEVAPVTREVLREAEPDRARRPYVHVG
- a CDS encoding VC0807 family protein yields the protein MSAAEARPGPPARSGAATAVGWTLTIGLNVVAPVLTFGALTDRGWSDFTALLLSGVWPVVDTVVHLVWHRKTDEFAVVTLFFLALTAVVSLVGAHSARALLVKDSAVTGLFGALCLATLLAPKPLMFYFGRRFSTDGTAESHAWWNGLWQFEGFRTVMRRMTIVWGVAYLVEAAARVGLSYTLSVGAMVVANPVLIYGTLGLLVLWTIRTAKKGRAEGAARAEAAARAAGAEA
- a CDS encoding PLP-dependent aminotransferase family protein — encoded protein: MPAGTVLPSQRELALVLGVSRSTVTAAYGLLEGEGRLESVRGSGSRLRGAGVLDRHPMEGRLASFDARAGTADLSSGALPGLGDVAEAVGALTAGEVASLLGADGYHPYGLPELREGVAAYYRAAGVPTDAEEILVTAGSQQAVWLVAQALVDPGDTVVVEDPTYRGALEVLRARGARLVPVGGEGADAAGLRRLCGAVRPRLVYLQPTAHNPTGRSLDGPARREWRGVLGELGLFTVEDTACAELSLDGDGAVVPLVAGLPSGSTVTVGTLSKLFWGGLRVGWVRSSPQVVARLAKIKTSVDLSCSVVDQLVAVRLLAELPRARAGRRAVLRERLDAAEELLRAEAPGWEWTRPAGGPALWVRVPGADTEATAQLARRRGVSVVPGSAFSPVDGFRDRLRLPYARGVEALAAALPTLLDCAARSGAQGAGGGGSAG